A single genomic interval of Arthrobacter sp. NicSoilB8 harbors:
- a CDS encoding substrate-binding domain-containing protein has protein sequence MNRTDIALISFGDFPMADVLQPSVSVIDQNPRQVGRVAAERILARIASPAKKFRRKNVIPVKLIERQSCQTPVAHLLPQSTVEARL, from the coding sequence TTGAACCGAACCGACATTGCGCTGATCAGCTTTGGCGACTTCCCCATGGCGGATGTCCTCCAGCCCTCGGTGTCAGTCATCGATCAGAACCCGCGTCAGGTGGGACGGGTTGCCGCCGAACGCATCCTCGCCCGGATTGCATCACCCGCCAAGAAATTCAGGCGGAAGAACGTCATTCCCGTCAAGCTGATCGAACGCCAATCGTGCCAGACGCCCGTGGCCCATCTGCTCCCTCAGTCAACCGTTGAGGCCCGCTTGTAG
- a CDS encoding HNH endonuclease signature motif containing protein, translating to MEASLAALASFASRGAGNMGSTGADLLRDEADACLDGMAEVGRMEARLAALKVHFAAGYARAAAAMAAPAVSPQERTAQEMSVTAEVACVLTVSERSAAALLAESATLTTGLPLTLSALQAGSISWQHARVMCDETSGLDPSGAAALEAHFLDPEAAFAARGCPAGELVPGRFRAKARRWREVHHPVSIEARHRKGVEDRRLEYVPDRDGMAWLSAYLTADVAVGVWSRATEAARALQSPNESRTLAQLRADVAAEWLVAGVAEGTPSPKAQVLVTVPVLSLLGAASEPAMLEGYGPVPPSMARRLVGDGAGSFLRVLTDPRNGAPLEIGRTSYRVPKAMRQWLRLRDCRCHFPGCNNHSLDNEADHLLAWSAGGGTGITNLGQLCRRHHRLRHTTAWTPVDATRDQPPGWISPAGRSYPSEQQDWEPPHWPQYLGDAGEGREFEPPDWPDVLAGVTGPGETGPPLPADPFPDWALFTAA from the coding sequence ATGGAGGCCTCCCTTGCTGCGTTGGCTTCATTTGCCAGTCGCGGAGCCGGGAACATGGGCTCGACTGGCGCTGACCTTCTTCGGGACGAAGCGGACGCGTGCCTGGACGGCATGGCTGAGGTGGGCCGCATGGAAGCCAGGCTTGCCGCGCTGAAAGTGCACTTCGCCGCCGGGTATGCCCGCGCTGCCGCCGCCATGGCGGCCCCAGCCGTTTCCCCGCAGGAGCGCACGGCCCAGGAAATGTCGGTGACAGCAGAGGTGGCCTGTGTCCTGACAGTGAGTGAAAGATCGGCCGCGGCGCTGCTGGCTGAGTCAGCCACCCTGACCACCGGGTTGCCCCTGACGCTGTCTGCGCTGCAGGCAGGAAGCATTTCATGGCAACATGCGCGGGTGATGTGTGATGAGACGTCCGGTCTGGACCCCTCCGGGGCGGCTGCTTTGGAGGCTCATTTCCTGGACCCCGAAGCTGCCTTTGCCGCGCGTGGCTGCCCGGCGGGGGAGCTGGTGCCGGGCAGGTTCCGGGCCAAAGCGCGCAGATGGCGTGAGGTGCACCATCCTGTAAGTATCGAAGCGCGCCACCGCAAGGGCGTGGAGGACCGCCGGCTGGAATATGTGCCGGACCGGGACGGCATGGCCTGGCTCTCGGCCTACCTGACTGCGGATGTGGCGGTGGGTGTGTGGTCCCGTGCCACGGAAGCGGCCCGCGCCCTGCAGTCACCGAATGAATCCCGGACCCTGGCCCAGCTCCGTGCGGACGTCGCCGCTGAATGGCTGGTGGCGGGGGTGGCGGAAGGAACTCCGTCACCCAAAGCGCAGGTCCTGGTGACCGTGCCGGTGCTGTCTCTCTTGGGCGCCGCGTCGGAACCGGCCATGTTGGAGGGCTACGGTCCCGTTCCGCCGAGCATGGCCCGCCGGCTTGTGGGGGATGGTGCCGGATCGTTCCTGCGTGTGCTGACCGATCCGCGCAATGGAGCGCCGCTGGAGATCGGACGGACCAGCTACCGAGTTCCGAAGGCGATGCGCCAATGGTTGCGGCTTCGGGACTGCCGGTGCCATTTTCCGGGCTGTAATAACCATTCGCTGGATAACGAAGCGGATCATCTGTTGGCTTGGTCCGCGGGAGGCGGCACCGGCATCACCAACCTGGGCCAGCTATGCCGGCGGCACCACCGGCTCAGACACACCACAGCTTGGACGCCGGTTGACGCCACCCGGGACCAGCCGCCCGGCTGGATCTCACCCGCGGGACGCTCGTATCCCAGCGAACAACAGGACTGGGAGCCACCGCACTGGCCGCAGTACCTCGGCGACGCGGGTGAAGGCCGGGAGTTCGAACCGCCCGACTGGCCGGACGTACTTGCCGGTGTCACCGGACCCGGCGAGACCGGGCCACCACTACCGGCGGATCCCTTTCCCGACTGGGCGCTGTTCACCGCCGCGTAG
- a CDS encoding aminoglycoside phosphotransferase family protein: protein MARMPPATVEVSNTVVQRLVRDQRPDLGDCSLARVANGWDNATFRLGDDLAVRLPRRAEAVPLILHEQLYLPDIARRSPVAGPVPVHAGRPTSDFPWPWSIVRWVTGAAAADVRPAGRAPAAKGLADFLLSLHVPAESGVPVNPFRGVPLTDRDAVLVERLGDHERYPEAAALRAVWAQACAAKAWDGPAMMLHGDLHPGNILLADDGSLAGVIDFGDVGAGDPAVDLAVGWLMFDAGTRRRFMGAFDSAVDGDTWKRARGWALILSTAMLSNSDDNPRMFAVGKFGIRQILDDGLSLQL from the coding sequence ATGGCGCGAATGCCGCCAGCCACGGTGGAAGTGAGTAACACGGTGGTCCAGCGCCTCGTCCGGGACCAGCGGCCCGACCTCGGCGATTGTTCTTTAGCGCGGGTTGCGAACGGTTGGGACAACGCGACCTTCCGACTCGGTGACGATCTGGCCGTCCGGCTGCCGCGCAGGGCGGAGGCCGTTCCACTGATACTGCATGAGCAGCTTTACCTTCCCGACATTGCTCGCCGCTCACCGGTTGCGGGCCCTGTCCCCGTCCATGCCGGCCGGCCGACGTCGGACTTTCCATGGCCGTGGAGCATCGTGCGGTGGGTCACCGGAGCCGCTGCGGCCGACGTCCGCCCGGCAGGCCGCGCGCCGGCGGCTAAAGGCCTGGCCGATTTCCTGCTGTCCCTTCACGTGCCCGCCGAAAGCGGCGTCCCGGTGAATCCTTTCCGGGGCGTGCCGCTGACAGACCGTGACGCTGTGCTGGTGGAACGGCTCGGGGACCACGAACGCTACCCGGAGGCGGCCGCGCTGAGAGCAGTGTGGGCGCAGGCCTGTGCCGCCAAAGCTTGGGATGGTCCGGCGATGATGCTCCACGGGGACCTCCACCCCGGCAACATCCTGCTGGCGGACGACGGCTCCCTGGCCGGCGTCATCGATTTTGGCGACGTCGGGGCGGGGGACCCCGCTGTCGATCTTGCGGTGGGGTGGCTGATGTTCGACGCCGGCACACGCCGCCGCTTCATGGGCGCCTTTGACTCGGCAGTAGACGGGGACACCTGGAAGAGGGCGCGCGGCTGGGCTCTCATCCTGTCCACCGCCATGCTGAGCAACTCTGACGATAATCCGCGGATGTTCGCCGTAGGGAAGTTCGGGATCAGGCAGATCCTGGATGACGGACTTAGCCTTCAACTCTGA
- a CDS encoding APC family permease produces MSENSLLAVDHLKRSIDWKQGLAISLGVPLLILPSLGYIPLYLSAAAILIWGLSVLQGFMQNAAYAEMATTFPKASGLPGYAQHIFRTENYKGKYDKGKLIGGFSAWSYWFAWNPVLAIFAILVGGYLHGLFPVLAATFTEYQLSLISGLVIFAGLFMVNWFGLKDGAILGYILAAVSLIPLVILTVAPFATGHVELANITGNWLPADWAWDMHHILILFGIFAIAQWSACGWETAAIYGPEYKNPAKDVPKALFACGIICFFSYVLVQTAVIGVLGVDGVRAEPVSPLIPVARAVFGEAGSIITIIMLIAAMILIIQTAYLGSSRAMHSMATEGNLPKVFGKTNRHGTPFIALLVTAAFNVVLISMGSLAAILAAAAIGYTCANGISLFAYVRARKHPAFVDLERPFKAPKGWKHVAMLFGLFNLPLCLVGVVYLNSLEIGWTSTWLGFIVLALYIPIWFYSQGESRRSNHIPATARSSDHHADTDAADLEKLPSIT; encoded by the coding sequence ATGAGTGAAAACAGTTTGCTTGCAGTCGATCATTTGAAAAGGTCGATTGACTGGAAGCAGGGTTTGGCCATTTCGCTGGGCGTGCCCTTGCTGATACTGCCCTCTTTGGGCTATATTCCGCTGTATTTATCTGCCGCGGCGATCCTGATCTGGGGATTATCGGTCCTTCAGGGTTTCATGCAGAACGCCGCATACGCTGAAATGGCCACCACGTTTCCCAAGGCCTCGGGCCTTCCGGGCTATGCACAGCATATATTTCGCACCGAAAACTACAAGGGCAAGTACGACAAGGGCAAGCTGATCGGCGGGTTCAGCGCCTGGAGCTACTGGTTTGCTTGGAACCCGGTACTGGCGATCTTCGCCATCCTGGTCGGCGGCTACCTGCATGGGCTGTTCCCGGTGCTGGCCGCGACATTCACCGAGTACCAGCTCTCGTTGATCTCCGGTCTGGTAATTTTCGCCGGATTGTTCATGGTCAACTGGTTCGGCCTCAAGGACGGCGCCATTCTGGGTTACATCCTGGCGGCTGTTTCCTTGATACCGCTCGTTATCCTGACCGTGGCACCTTTCGCGACCGGACACGTCGAGCTAGCCAACATCACCGGCAACTGGTTACCGGCCGACTGGGCCTGGGACATGCACCACATCCTGATTCTCTTTGGCATCTTCGCGATCGCGCAGTGGAGTGCCTGTGGCTGGGAAACGGCAGCGATCTATGGCCCTGAGTACAAAAATCCGGCCAAAGATGTCCCCAAGGCGCTGTTTGCCTGCGGCATCATCTGCTTTTTCTCATATGTACTGGTCCAAACCGCAGTGATCGGGGTGCTTGGTGTTGACGGTGTACGGGCCGAGCCCGTGTCGCCACTGATTCCGGTGGCCCGGGCTGTCTTTGGCGAGGCCGGCTCCATAATCACCATCATCATGTTGATCGCGGCCATGATCCTGATCATCCAAACGGCCTATCTGGGTTCATCCCGCGCCATGCACTCCATGGCGACGGAAGGCAACCTCCCTAAGGTCTTCGGCAAAACGAACCGCCACGGCACCCCGTTCATTGCCTTGCTCGTCACCGCAGCATTTAACGTGGTCCTGATTTCGATGGGATCCCTCGCGGCAATTCTTGCGGCCGCGGCGATTGGTTACACCTGCGCCAACGGCATCAGCCTGTTCGCCTATGTCCGAGCCAGAAAACACCCGGCCTTTGTCGACCTGGAACGACCCTTCAAAGCACCCAAGGGCTGGAAGCATGTCGCCATGCTCTTTGGCCTATTCAACCTGCCCCTGTGCCTGGTCGGTGTGGTCTACCTGAACAGCCTGGAGATCGGCTGGACCTCAACCTGGCTGGGCTTCATCGTACTGGCACTCTACATCCCAATCTGGTTCTATTCCCAGGGTGAATCGAGACGCTCGAACCATATACCCGCCACTGCCCGCTCTTCAGATCATCATGCCGATACCGACGCCGCAGACCTGGAAAAGCTTCCAAGTATCACGTGA
- a CDS encoding cupin domain-containing protein: MSEWELTSCGWEDFHPHTETNFVLEGELHVESEGKTVILRPGDSARVNPGQLGRYWAPVYARMVTVYGPNPEGLESHSFRYFEI, translated from the coding sequence TTGTCGGAATGGGAACTGACGTCCTGCGGGTGGGAAGACTTCCACCCCCACACCGAGACGAACTTCGTACTGGAAGGCGAGCTCCACGTCGAGAGCGAAGGCAAGACTGTCATCCTGAGGCCAGGCGATTCAGCACGCGTAAACCCCGGACAACTCGGCCGATACTGGGCCCCGGTCTACGCACGCATGGTCACCGTCTACGGCCCCAACCCGGAAGGCCTGGAGTCACATTCCTTCCGATACTTCGAAATCTGA
- a CDS encoding cupin domain-containing protein, which produces METTLVGKLSKTGSIHKVEGGYVGLPPMNEPGTDAAIGDSLHNPQGSVMCAGFFELKASEPLVYTYTYDEMKVVIKGEFILTDEATGEVTHAKERDVLFFPKGTTVKFETPEHALGFFVGDRTFAP; this is translated from the coding sequence ATGGAAACCACCCTCGTAGGAAAGCTCAGCAAGACCGGATCCATCCACAAGGTGGAAGGCGGCTACGTCGGTCTGCCGCCGATGAACGAGCCCGGGACGGACGCTGCCATCGGTGACTCCCTCCACAATCCGCAGGGCTCGGTCATGTGTGCCGGGTTTTTCGAGCTCAAAGCGTCGGAGCCGCTGGTGTACACGTACACCTACGACGAGATGAAGGTCGTCATCAAGGGTGAGTTCATCCTCACTGACGAGGCGACCGGAGAAGTCACGCACGCGAAGGAGCGTGACGTGCTGTTCTTCCCGAAGGGAACGACGGTCAAGTTCGAGACCCCTGAGCATGCTCTGGGGTTCTTCGTTGGCGACCGCACTTTTGCACCCTAG
- a CDS encoding NAD(P)/FAD-dependent oxidoreductase produces the protein MALRVGIIGAGPSGLAQLRAFESARQKGAAIPEIMCFEKGDDWGGQWNNSWRIGLDAHGEPVHSSMYRHLWSNGPKECLEFSDYSFDEHFGRPISSFPPREVLFDYIKGRVEKSDVRKYVRFNSVARHTSYNEATQEFTLTVEDLKTNLTETHVFDKLVVATGHFSVPAVPEFKGIKTFPGEVLHAHDFRGAERFYGKKLLMIGSSYSAEDIGMQSHKMGAASITLSYRTAPMGYHWPENTVERPLVTHFEGRTAHFSDGTQDDFDAVVLCTGYQHKYPFLPSGLSLKSPNVLYPGNLYKGVVWQQNTNLFYLGAQDQYYTFNMFDAQAWFARDVMTGAIDLPSLVEREVDIQLWLERHAALPDHDAEADFQTDYLRELIEATDYPPFDLDAVCQLFKDWMHHKHDDILGYRDMLHRSVVTGTMATKHHTRWLNAMDDSMERYLHGPTQDLDNVTPDDLTETVAVR, from the coding sequence ATGGCATTGCGAGTCGGAATCATTGGTGCCGGACCCAGCGGCCTGGCACAACTGCGGGCGTTTGAATCAGCACGCCAAAAAGGCGCCGCCATCCCCGAAATCATGTGCTTTGAGAAAGGGGACGACTGGGGCGGGCAGTGGAACAACAGCTGGAGGATCGGCCTGGATGCTCACGGCGAGCCGGTGCACTCCAGCATGTACCGCCACCTATGGTCCAATGGGCCCAAGGAGTGCCTGGAGTTCTCGGACTACTCCTTTGACGAGCACTTCGGTCGTCCGATTTCCTCCTTCCCGCCCCGCGAGGTTCTGTTCGACTACATCAAGGGCCGCGTGGAAAAGTCCGACGTCCGCAAGTACGTCCGGTTCAACAGCGTTGCACGCCACACCAGCTATAACGAGGCCACGCAGGAATTCACGCTTACGGTTGAGGACCTCAAAACCAACCTCACCGAGACCCACGTGTTCGACAAGCTCGTGGTCGCCACCGGCCACTTCTCCGTCCCCGCCGTCCCCGAATTCAAGGGCATCAAAACCTTCCCGGGCGAGGTCCTGCACGCTCACGATTTCCGCGGAGCCGAGCGCTTTTACGGCAAGAAGCTGCTCATGATCGGCAGCAGCTATTCCGCCGAGGACATCGGCATGCAGTCCCACAAGATGGGCGCCGCGTCCATCACCCTGAGCTACCGCACGGCACCGATGGGCTATCACTGGCCGGAGAACACAGTGGAACGCCCACTCGTCACTCACTTCGAGGGCCGCACCGCGCACTTCAGCGACGGCACCCAGGATGACTTCGACGCCGTCGTGCTTTGCACCGGATACCAGCACAAGTACCCGTTCCTGCCCAGCGGGCTGTCGCTGAAGTCACCGAACGTGCTGTACCCGGGCAACCTTTACAAGGGCGTGGTGTGGCAGCAGAACACCAACCTGTTCTATCTGGGTGCCCAGGACCAGTACTACACGTTCAACATGTTCGACGCGCAGGCCTGGTTTGCCCGCGACGTCATGACTGGAGCGATTGACCTGCCGTCCCTCGTTGAGCGTGAGGTGGACATCCAGCTCTGGCTCGAGCGCCACGCCGCGCTGCCGGATCACGATGCAGAGGCCGATTTCCAAACGGACTACCTGCGGGAACTCATCGAAGCCACCGACTACCCGCCCTTCGACCTGGACGCTGTCTGTCAGTTGTTCAAGGACTGGATGCACCACAAGCACGACGACATCCTCGGCTACCGCGACATGCTCCACCGCTCCGTGGTCACCGGCACCATGGCGACCAAACACCACACCCGCTGGCTCAACGCCATGGATGACTCCATGGAACGGTACCTGCACGGCCCCACCCAGGATCTGGACAACGTGACACCCGACGATCTCACCGAGACCGTGGCCGTCAGGTAG
- a CDS encoding TetR/AcrR family transcriptional regulator codes for MRVSTKDRKEQLISATVELMRRKGVQSVTMRAIAKEANAPLATAHYCFSDKEELMEAAAEAWLKNLSSYSGDVPVHLGLRKAVEQVAEGYWRALEKEPASLLAEIELILWATRNAPGSPLAAKIYPAYEVELGNIFSSAAQNNGDQCRIGVPALVRSFLMIYDGAALQYMTDPKATDHRALFFMTLDALLTRAGV; via the coding sequence ATGCGGGTATCCACAAAAGATCGAAAAGAACAGCTGATTTCAGCAACCGTGGAACTAATGAGGCGTAAGGGTGTTCAGTCCGTGACCATGCGGGCTATCGCTAAAGAGGCTAATGCCCCCTTGGCCACCGCCCATTATTGCTTCAGCGATAAAGAAGAGCTCATGGAGGCGGCCGCCGAGGCCTGGCTGAAGAACCTCAGCAGTTATTCCGGTGACGTCCCGGTCCACCTGGGGCTTCGTAAGGCGGTGGAACAAGTAGCCGAAGGCTACTGGCGAGCATTAGAAAAAGAACCGGCCAGCCTCCTTGCTGAGATCGAACTCATTCTGTGGGCAACACGCAATGCCCCCGGCAGCCCTCTGGCCGCGAAGATTTATCCTGCATACGAAGTGGAACTGGGAAATATATTCTCCTCCGCGGCCCAAAACAATGGTGACCAGTGCCGTATTGGCGTACCTGCGCTCGTAAGGTCTTTCCTGATGATCTACGACGGAGCGGCCCTGCAATACATGACCGACCCGAAGGCGACCGACCACCGCGCCTTGTTCTTCATGACGCTTGATGCACTGCTGACCAGAGCCGGCGTCTAA
- a CDS encoding thiazole synthase: MTETTALPTGLGTGTDRLVIDGVTLGSRLIMGTGGAPSLDGLGAALLASGTELTTVAMRRYSPAETGSLFQLLVDHHIRVLPNTAGCFTAKDAVLTAELAREALETDWVKLEVIADEHTLLPDAVELVDATEQLVARGFKVFAYTNDDPVLALRLENLGATAVMPLGAPIGTGLGILNPHNIELIVSRASVPVVLDAGIGTASDAALAMELGCDAVLLATAVTRAQNPALMGEAFKHAVIAGRLAKAAGRIPRREHALASSAMEGRAEFL; encoded by the coding sequence ATGACTGAAACGACTGCGCTTCCAACCGGGCTAGGAACAGGCACCGACCGCTTGGTCATCGACGGCGTGACGCTGGGCTCCCGCCTCATCATGGGCACCGGCGGCGCGCCGAGCCTGGACGGGCTGGGGGCGGCGCTTTTGGCCTCCGGGACGGAACTGACCACCGTCGCGATGCGCCGCTATTCGCCGGCGGAGACGGGCTCGCTGTTCCAGCTGCTCGTGGACCACCACATCCGGGTGCTGCCCAACACGGCCGGCTGCTTCACCGCCAAGGACGCCGTCCTCACCGCCGAGCTGGCCCGGGAGGCCCTGGAAACCGACTGGGTCAAGCTCGAGGTCATTGCCGACGAGCACACCCTGCTGCCGGACGCGGTGGAGCTCGTGGACGCGACAGAGCAACTCGTGGCCCGCGGCTTCAAGGTCTTCGCCTACACCAACGACGATCCCGTCCTTGCCCTCCGGCTGGAAAACCTCGGTGCCACCGCCGTGATGCCGCTGGGCGCCCCGATCGGCACCGGCCTGGGCATCCTGAACCCCCACAACATCGAGTTGATCGTCTCCCGGGCGTCCGTGCCCGTGGTGCTCGATGCCGGGATCGGCACGGCCTCGGACGCGGCCTTGGCCATGGAACTCGGCTGCGACGCCGTGCTGCTGGCGACGGCCGTGACCAGGGCCCAGAACCCCGCGCTCATGGGCGAGGCCTTCAAACACGCCGTCATCGCCGGCAGGCTGGCAAAAGCGGCCGGCAGGATACCGCGGCGCGAGCACGCACTGGCGTCATCGGCCATGGAGGGCCGGGCCGAGTTCCTCTAG
- the thiS gene encoding sulfur carrier protein ThiS: MNITLNGKTHAVGAKASLATLVSQVTGRELAANGQAGDGQRLGVAAARNSEVVPRSQWHSTALAEGDDIELVTAIQGG; encoded by the coding sequence ATGAACATCACACTGAACGGCAAAACCCACGCCGTGGGGGCAAAAGCCTCCCTTGCAACGCTCGTCAGCCAGGTCACAGGGCGGGAACTTGCCGCCAACGGGCAGGCCGGGGACGGCCAAAGGCTGGGTGTGGCGGCAGCGCGCAACTCCGAGGTGGTGCCCCGCAGCCAGTGGCACAGCACGGCGCTTGCCGAGGGCGATGACATCGAACTCGTTACGGCAATTCAGGGAGGATAA
- a CDS encoding HAD-IIA family hydrolase produces the protein MTERLIDGYDGVLADLDGVVYTGPRAIDGATKALEKLAGEGKSLAYVTNNASRSSEQVAAHLRELGAPASAEQVFGSALAGAELLAGQIAAGSAVLVVGSETLADAVRAQGLVVVGTADDRPDAVIQGFSPGLGWKDLAEAAYAVAAGAVWVATNTDMSLPQERGIAPGNGALVAAVAAATAKSPLVAGKPGAALFETAARHSGVDRAIVVGDRLDTDILGGNRAGMATALVLTGVDSVGTALAAQVDQRPDYLIGSLGELYEEYPAVTFDGVSYSCGGAVASATDSTVTISGREDDLDSWRAACAAWWAVHPEVTPAAAPEVSFTTAG, from the coding sequence ATGACTGAGCGGTTGATCGACGGATACGATGGCGTGCTCGCGGACCTCGACGGCGTCGTTTACACCGGACCGCGGGCAATCGACGGGGCAACAAAGGCCCTGGAGAAGCTCGCGGGCGAAGGCAAGAGCCTCGCCTACGTGACGAACAACGCGTCCCGCTCGTCCGAGCAGGTGGCGGCCCATCTCCGGGAGCTAGGGGCTCCAGCCAGCGCGGAGCAGGTCTTCGGTTCGGCCTTGGCCGGCGCGGAACTGCTGGCCGGACAGATTGCTGCCGGGTCGGCAGTCCTCGTCGTCGGGAGCGAGACCCTCGCTGATGCCGTCAGGGCACAGGGGCTCGTCGTCGTCGGCACGGCCGATGACCGACCGGATGCCGTCATCCAGGGGTTCTCGCCGGGGCTGGGATGGAAGGACTTGGCGGAGGCTGCCTACGCCGTGGCCGCGGGTGCGGTCTGGGTGGCCACGAACACCGATATGTCCCTTCCGCAGGAGCGCGGGATCGCGCCGGGAAACGGTGCCCTCGTGGCGGCGGTTGCCGCTGCTACCGCGAAGTCGCCCTTGGTCGCAGGAAAGCCTGGGGCCGCCCTCTTCGAGACCGCGGCCCGCCACTCCGGAGTTGACCGTGCGATCGTGGTGGGGGACCGGCTCGACACCGACATCCTCGGTGGAAACCGCGCGGGGATGGCCACGGCGCTCGTCCTCACGGGCGTGGACTCGGTCGGCACAGCCTTGGCAGCACAGGTGGACCAGCGCCCGGACTATTTGATTGGCTCCCTCGGGGAGCTGTACGAGGAGTACCCGGCGGTAACGTTCGACGGCGTCTCGTACTCCTGCGGTGGGGCAGTTGCCTCTGCGACCGACTCGACGGTGACCATCAGCGGACGCGAGGACGACCTCGACAGCTGGCGTGCCGCATGCGCGGCATGGTGGGCAGTCCACCCCGAGGTGACCCCCGCTGCCGCGCCAGAGGTCAGCTTCACAACCGCTGGTTAG
- the hxlA gene encoding 3-hexulose-6-phosphate synthase, whose amino-acid sequence MKLQVAIDFLTTEAALELAGQVAEFVDIIELGTPLIKAEGLSVITAIKNAHPDKVVFADLKTMDAGELEADIAFKAGADLVTVLGAADDSTIAGAVKAAKAHNKGIVVDLIGVADKVTRAKEVRALGAKFVEMHAGLDEQAKPGFDLNGLLRAGAEARVPFSVAGGVKLATIADVQKAGADVAVAGGAIYGAADPALAAKQLRAAIN is encoded by the coding sequence ATGAAGCTCCAAGTTGCTATCGACTTCCTGACCACCGAAGCCGCCCTCGAACTCGCCGGCCAGGTTGCCGAATTCGTGGATATCATCGAACTCGGTACGCCGCTGATCAAGGCCGAAGGCCTCTCCGTCATCACCGCGATCAAGAACGCCCACCCGGACAAGGTCGTCTTCGCTGACCTGAAGACGATGGACGCCGGTGAACTTGAAGCCGACATCGCCTTCAAGGCCGGCGCCGACCTGGTCACCGTGCTCGGTGCAGCCGACGACTCCACCATCGCCGGCGCCGTCAAGGCCGCCAAGGCCCACAACAAGGGCATCGTCGTGGACCTCATCGGTGTCGCCGACAAGGTCACCCGTGCCAAGGAAGTCCGCGCCCTGGGTGCGAAGTTCGTCGAGATGCACGCCGGCCTGGACGAGCAGGCCAAGCCCGGCTTCGACCTGAACGGTCTGCTCCGCGCCGGCGCAGAAGCCCGCGTTCCGTTCTCCGTCGCCGGCGGCGTGAAGCTCGCCACCATCGCAGACGTCCAGAAGGCAGGCGCCGACGTCGCCGTCGCCGGCGGCGCCATCTACGGTGCAGCCGACCCCGCCCTGGCCGCCAAGCAGCTCCGCGCAGCCATCAACTAA